In the genome of bacterium, one region contains:
- a CDS encoding DUF4041 domain-containing protein, with the protein MELTTSTIIFLALSIVFFVFTIYLFIQLKLKKKEGKTLTKELSNLSNDIKEKRTILSEITDKLEKQNKELNHLLDLEKNEELLKENVEESMKKLKKLSEEIELLKTSKSELSDNLLSLKDDVSIFQPVLDLINVGFVDEPEYLFETSERFKEEIKIIRENQKALITDKNAIYIPETIALTSNNTYTNRILNAQSQLMLKAFNVECDDLMSKVRTSNYAKILERIDKLAATIEKLSISLKCGFKKEYVELKFKECELQYQYKLKDAHEKEEQAIIKEQMREEQKAIREFERALAKAQKEEKLYKDALEEARKELEISSDKDKEKLIEKVALLEKKLQEAEENEKRAKSMAEQTKRGHVYIISNIGSFGEDVYKIGLTRRLEPLDRVKELGGASVPFAFDVHAMIYSEDAPALETKLHREFSRYRVNQVKLRKEFFHVNLLDIKEKAIEITGNELDFKVTALAEDYYESLKLLSSLSETNAT; encoded by the coding sequence ATGGAATTAACAACTTCAACAATTATATTCTTAGCTCTATCAATTGTATTTTTTGTTTTTACAATTTACTTATTCATCCAATTAAAATTAAAGAAAAAAGAGGGTAAAACTTTAACCAAAGAGTTATCAAACTTATCAAATGATATTAAGGAAAAAAGAACAATCCTGTCTGAAATTACAGATAAGTTAGAAAAACAAAATAAAGAGTTGAATCATCTTTTAGATCTTGAGAAGAATGAGGAATTATTAAAAGAAAATGTTGAAGAATCAATGAAGAAACTTAAAAAACTTTCTGAAGAAATTGAATTGTTAAAGACTTCAAAATCAGAATTATCAGACAATCTTTTAAGCTTAAAAGATGACGTATCAATTTTTCAACCTGTTCTGGATTTAATAAATGTCGGATTTGTAGATGAGCCTGAATATTTATTTGAAACAAGTGAAAGATTCAAAGAAGAAATTAAGATAATTCGAGAAAATCAAAAAGCATTAATTACTGATAAAAATGCAATCTATATCCCGGAGACAATAGCTTTAACATCCAATAATACTTATACAAATAGAATACTAAATGCTCAATCACAATTAATGTTGAAAGCTTTTAATGTTGAGTGTGATGATTTAATGTCAAAAGTGAGAACGAGTAATTATGCAAAAATTCTTGAAAGAATTGATAAATTAGCTGCCACTATTGAAAAATTATCAATTTCATTAAAATGCGGTTTCAAGAAAGAATATGTTGAACTAAAATTTAAAGAATGTGAATTACAATATCAATATAAATTGAAAGATGCGCACGAAAAAGAAGAGCAGGCAATAATTAAAGAACAAATGCGAGAAGAACAAAAAGCAATTCGAGAGTTTGAAAGAGCTTTAGCTAAAGCTCAAAAAGAAGAAAAACTGTATAAGGATGCTCTTGAAGAAGCTAGAAAAGAGCTTGAAATTTCAAGTGACAAAGATAAGGAAAAACTCATCGAAAAAGTTGCTCTTCTAGAGAAAAAGTTACAAGAAGCCGAAGAAAACGAAAAACGAGCAAAAAGCATGGCAGAACAAACTAAAAGAGGTCACGTTTATATAATCAGTAATATTGGCTCTTTTGGAGAGGATGTCTATAAAATCGGTTTAACAAGACGATTAGAGCCATTAGATAGAGTAAAAGAATTAGGTGGAGCAAGTGTTCCGTTTGCGTTTGATGTTCACGCAATGATTTATAGTGAGGATGCTCCCGCTTTGGAGACAAAACTTCATAGAGAATTTTCTCGTTATAGAGTGAATCAAGTCAAATTGAGAAAAGAGTTTTTCCATGTAAATTTGCTTGATATAAAAGAAAAAGCAATAGAGATTACTGGAAATGAATTAGATTTCAAGGTTACTGCACTTGCAGAAGATTATTACGAATCTTTAAAATTGCTAAGTTCATTATCTGAAACAAATGCAACGTAG
- a CDS encoding ABC transporter permease: MSFLSSIGIAFRGINHNRLRGFLSILGVVIGVVAVIGMSSLAASMKNALSSQASQMGANTFTVERMNQIEMAMNWSSGNRQALFDLWKRPRLDMDYIDELRNNPSIRSVAPVANFDQYFRHGKSKSEEEYDIISTNEDFLQGGIYELEEGRFLTPDDILRRRYVCVIGQEIAREFFEGSDPIGKDLRVGPLPCKVVGVLKEVGAALGANPDRIAIIPITAAIKQWRWLEWRMTINIEAYPDMMGNAEDEAITTMRRLRALKPEQNNNFSIITSEMMEELFGKITGAAAFVVILIAAVSLIVAGIGIMNVMFVAVQERTREIGIRKSCGASAKQILIQFAIEAIFLSSIGGVIGMGIIAGFAALTGTIMIPGEDGQKIPLDIIVPPSLIVMGLVFSFFVGVVFGIIPAYRASKLKVVDALRYE; encoded by the coding sequence ATGAGTTTTCTTAGCTCAATAGGAATCGCGTTTAGAGGGATTAACCACAATAGGTTGCGAGGTTTTCTCTCGATACTAGGTGTTGTTATAGGCGTGGTAGCCGTAATCGGAATGAGTTCCCTTGCGGCGAGCATGAAAAATGCTCTTTCTTCTCAGGCATCTCAGATGGGCGCAAACACTTTTACTGTCGAAAGAATGAACCAAATCGAGATGGCGATGAATTGGTCTTCCGGCAATAGGCAAGCCCTTTTCGATCTGTGGAAACGCCCGCGCCTCGATATGGATTATATTGATGAATTGAGGAATAATCCTTCGATACGATCGGTCGCACCGGTTGCGAATTTCGATCAATATTTTCGGCACGGCAAAAGTAAATCGGAAGAGGAATATGATATTATCTCGACTAATGAGGACTTCTTGCAGGGCGGAATTTACGAATTAGAGGAGGGGCGTTTCCTCACTCCAGACGATATTCTTCGGCGGCGTTATGTTTGTGTTATCGGTCAGGAAATTGCACGGGAATTCTTCGAGGGCTCCGATCCAATAGGTAAGGATCTTCGTGTAGGGCCATTGCCATGCAAGGTTGTCGGAGTGCTTAAAGAAGTTGGGGCGGCACTCGGTGCCAATCCCGATAGGATAGCCATTATTCCGATAACTGCGGCAATCAAGCAATGGCGATGGCTCGAATGGAGGATGACAATCAATATCGAGGCATATCCCGATATGATGGGCAATGCCGAGGACGAAGCCATCACAACAATGCGAAGACTTCGCGCTTTAAAGCCCGAACAGAACAACAACTTCTCGATTATAACTTCCGAGATGATGGAGGAGCTTTTTGGTAAAATTACCGGAGCGGCAGCCTTCGTGGTTATTCTGATTGCAGCCGTGAGCCTTATTGTGGCGGGAATCGGAATCATGAATGTCATGTTCGTAGCTGTTCAGGAGAGAACCCGCGAGATTGGCATCAGGAAGTCATGCGGCGCGTCGGCAAAACAGATTCTAATTCAATTCGCTATCGAGGCGATATTTCTCTCTTCAATCGGCGGTGTTATCGGTATGGGTATTATTGCCGGATTCGCCGCTTTGACCGGCACAATAATGATCCCGGGTGAAGATGGCCAGAAAATCCCCCTGGATATAATAGTCCCGCCCTCTTTGATCGTAATGGGGTTGGTCTTCTCCTTTTTTGTAGGCGTCGTTTTTGGGATAATTCCCGCCTATCGAGCGAGCAAACTCAAAGTTGTCGATGCCCTTAGATACGAATAA